ATTTCAGACAGGAATTCAGTATCAGTTCTACCATAGCCTTGCTTTATTATTTACTGCGCTTCTGTTATTTCATATTAAAAATCAATGGATAATTGCGGCAGGAATTGCATTCGTCAGTGGCATTATTTTATTTTCAGGCAGCTTATACATTCTCAGTATTACAGGCATCAAATGGCTAGGGATTATTACTCCTTTGGGCGGGCTGTCATTCTTATTCGCTTGGGGAATGCTTTTGATAGGAGCTCTTAAGACCAGATTTGCTGCCTAATCCCCTAAATATAAACCCCTGTTTCTTTATTAGGTTGCAGCGACTTGGTCACCACTTTTAAGGTGATATCTTCCTTATCCTGCTTGATTGAAAAACCAAAGTTAGTGGCCAATTTCAACATATCTGCATTTACTGACAGTACAGATCCCTCCATAATTTTCAAGTTTTGCGTCTCTGCCGCATTAATTAAACACCTCATTAAATAACTACCAATACCCTTGTTTTGCCATTCATCGGTAACAACGACTGCAAACTCACAAGAATGCATGTCAATATTCGCTACATATTCGGCAATGCCAATAATAAAATCTTTTGCATCACGCTGAATTACAGCAACCATAGCCATTTCTCTATCATAATCAATCTGCGTCGTTCTCAGTAACATTTCTGGACTTAGGGTGTGCAATATCCCCATAAATCGAAAGCGCTTTGTACTGTCCGATAGGTGGCGAATAAATTTTTGCTCTACATTGGCATCTTCCGGACGAATAGGGCGAATAAGTAGTTTTTCTCCTTGAGGTAATTGATATTCTGAAACTAAATAATTGGGATAGGAATGAATCGTTATATGGCTAGATGGAGCAGTGACTGCTTCATTATTAATTGCTATACGGGGATTAAACGCGATAGTTTCTTTATCATTTACAATTAAGGGATCTATGATCATTTCTTGAATTTGTGGTAATTCACATAACATTTCTGAAATTCGTAAGAGCGTGTCTTCCAATCCTGTTATATTGGCTGCGGGTTTATTATGAAAATCACCCAGAATTGGAGCGATAGAAGAGCGAGACAGCAAATTCTTAACCCAGTATTGATTTAATGGAGGCAAAGCCAAAGCACGTTCTGGCAATAACTCGACCATCTCTCCCCCTGCCCCAAAGGTAATAACGCGACCAAAGGTAGGATCATTTAAAATACCAACCATTAGTTCTCTATCATTCCCTGAAAGATTTGAGGTTTGTGCTGTAGCAATGCCAAATGTCGTTAATAAAGCACGCGATTCAATCGCGGTTAATAAATTGCGTTGTTCTGCTATAACCTTGTTAATGATGCATTGCGCTCCTATTATATCTGATTGATTAGACGGTATTAACGTATCTGGAATTTGCATTAATAATTGCTGGTTATGATAATAATCTGCCAAATAGGAAAAAGCCTCTATGGCGATCTCTGGAAGACTAAAATGAGGAATTTTATTTCTTGCAAACAAAGACCATGATGATTTGACCTGCTGTTGCCCCATCCAACAGGCAAGAATAGGTTTATTAGTCTGCTTGCTGAGTTCAATCAATTTTTTTGCCACTTTAATCGCTTGCGACCGAGATGCAGGAATTAATAGCACGAGTAAGGCATGGCATTGCTCGTCTTGTAAACAAGACTCCATGACGGTGAAATATTCTTCAGGACCAGCATTTTCCAATACATCAATAGGATTATGACCTGGTTCCTGAGCAGGCCACAATGCCTTTATTTTTTCTAAAGTATTGGCACTCAATTTAGGCAATCGAATATTTAAATCGGTTGCAAAATCAGCGGCGATAATTCCTGCACTACGACTATTCGTTATAATTGTTAACCCTTCCCCTTTGCTACGACAATTGCAGGCAAAGACCTCCGCAGCAGAAAAAAACTCCTTCATCCCCATAACCCGAATAGCACCAGTTCGACTTAGTGCCGTATCAAACACATCGTCTTCTGAAATAAGCGTACCAGTATGAGATAAAATCGTATTCGTGCTCTGAGCATTACGTCCTGATTTAATGACAATGACGGGTTTGAAGTGAGAGGCGGCACGGATACCACTGATTAGACGTCGCGCATCATGAATTCGCTCAACATACAATAAAATACACTGTGTCTGGGTATCAAGCGCTAAATAGTCAAGCAACTCACCAAAACTAAGATCGGCGGTATTACCCAGTGAAACTATGGTGGAAAAGCCTATGCGTTTCGCAGCAGCCCAATCTAAAACGGCAGCCACCAAAGTCTTAGATTGTGAAATAAAAGCAAGATTTCCTCTTAAAACCGGATGAGATTCAAAAGTTGCATTGAGCCGGATACTGGGCCGCATGATTCCTAAACTATTAGGCCCAATAAAACGAATATTAAATTGACGTGCTATAGCACAAAGCTTTTGCTCTAATTTAACCCCACGTTCACTCTGTTCGCTAAATCCTCCAGACAGAATGATGACCTTTTGAATATGGTGCTCGCCGCATTCAGTCAACACTTGCGGAATAGTTGCGGCAGGAATAGCAATAATGGCGAGATCAATGTCCTCTGCTATGTCTTTTACAGAAGAAAAACAAGGCTTATTCTGAATCACTGAATGATGCAAATTAACAGGAAATAGTTTTCCGGAAAAACCACTATGCCTTAGATTATTAAAGACAGCGGCTCCCAGCGATAAAGGTTTATCGCTAGCGCCTATTACTGCGATAGAACTAGGATTAAATAGCTTTTCCAGATAATTTTTTTCCATGCCCAGTCTCTAGAATACAATAAAATCAAATACTCTATATAAAAATAGCATTATTTTTTATATAGAGTCATATTAAATAACGGTCAAACCACTCTTTTGCCAAACGAGCTACTTCATCCAAGGTACCCTGCTCTTCAAATAAATGCGTCGCTCTAGGAACTATTTTTAATTGATAGATACAGGTCATTTGAGAGGCTGCAGACCGATTAAGCCCTATCACCACCTCATCATTTCCTCCAACAATAAGTAATGTAGGTGCCTTCACATGAGGCAAAAAATCATCTGCTAAATCAGGGCGCCCACCTCGAGATACTACAGCCTTGACTAAATTTGCCTCTCTAGCCGCAGCAACTAACGCCGCCCCACCTCCAGTACTGGCGCCAAAATAGCCCAAAGGTAGGTGATAAGAGGCTAACTCACGCGCACACCAATGAGCTACATCAAGCAAACGTAAGGCTAATAGATTGATATCAAAACGAAATTCTCGGGTGATATCGTCAATAAC
This Legionella fallonii LLAP-10 DNA region includes the following protein-coding sequences:
- a CDS encoding DUF423 domain-containing protein, whose protein sequence is MQKLYIVIATLSALIANALGAFGTHALKGKLAESSLVIFQTGIQYQFYHSLALLFTALLLFHIKNQWIIAAGIAFVSGIILFSGSLYILSITGIKWLGIITPLGGLSFLFAWGMLLIGALKTRFAA
- a CDS encoding bifunctional acetate--CoA ligase family protein/GNAT family N-acetyltransferase, encoding MEKNYLEKLFNPSSIAVIGASDKPLSLGAAVFNNLRHSGFSGKLFPVNLHHSVIQNKPCFSSVKDIAEDIDLAIIAIPAATIPQVLTECGEHHIQKVIILSGGFSEQSERGVKLEQKLCAIARQFNIRFIGPNSLGIMRPSIRLNATFESHPVLRGNLAFISQSKTLVAAVLDWAAAKRIGFSTIVSLGNTADLSFGELLDYLALDTQTQCILLYVERIHDARRLISGIRAASHFKPVIVIKSGRNAQSTNTILSHTGTLISEDDVFDTALSRTGAIRVMGMKEFFSAAEVFACNCRSKGEGLTIITNSRSAGIIAADFATDLNIRLPKLSANTLEKIKALWPAQEPGHNPIDVLENAGPEEYFTVMESCLQDEQCHALLVLLIPASRSQAIKVAKKLIELSKQTNKPILACWMGQQQVKSSWSLFARNKIPHFSLPEIAIEAFSYLADYYHNQQLLMQIPDTLIPSNQSDIIGAQCIINKVIAEQRNLLTAIESRALLTTFGIATAQTSNLSGNDRELMVGILNDPTFGRVITFGAGGEMVELLPERALALPPLNQYWVKNLLSRSSIAPILGDFHNKPAANITGLEDTLLRISEMLCELPQIQEMIIDPLIVNDKETIAFNPRIAINNEAVTAPSSHITIHSYPNYLVSEYQLPQGEKLLIRPIRPEDANVEQKFIRHLSDSTKRFRFMGILHTLSPEMLLRTTQIDYDREMAMVAVIQRDAKDFIIGIAEYVANIDMHSCEFAVVVTDEWQNKGIGSYLMRCLINAAETQNLKIMEGSVLSVNADMLKLATNFGFSIKQDKEDITLKVVTKSLQPNKETGVYI
- a CDS encoding dienelactone hydrolase family protein, translated to MKNYAVDIEHAVTISSGTYFLEGILYIPEKARGIVLFVHGSGSSRFSKRNQYVAQVLNAANHATLLFDLLTPEEDVIDDITREFRFDINLLALRLLDVAHWCARELASYHLPLGYFGASTGGGAALVAAAREANLVKAVVSRGGRPDLADDFLPHVKAPTLLIVGGNDEVVIGLNRSAASQMTCIYQLKIVPRATHLFEEQGTLDEVARLAKEWFDRYLI